In one Silene latifolia isolate original U9 population chromosome 10, ASM4854445v1, whole genome shotgun sequence genomic region, the following are encoded:
- the LOC141608667 gene encoding receptor-like protein EIX2 has translation MLESLVHLLELKQLESLELSFNNFGYSSIPRFMGSMKQLNYLGMSYASLGGLVPYELGNLTNLQVLKLSENMLSGEIPKSFGKLSTLRALDLSNNKLLGEIPESLGKLSHLKELDISYNNLSSIASSLRFPSNLEALDLSFNQLSGKIPTSLGKLSKLQSLNISNNSLAGTVLSEPHFANLSSLTDLEIDNTMVTLHFSSDWAPLFQLQSFLASNCKINGEIPPWLQTQINLTTLKLSNANISGLMPRWFHTMRQLDSIDLSNNKLSGSPVFPVHFSTLSLFNNSFSRLFLSNGNKATVYSNAYAVYLENNFIRGTFPEHLGHIMPHLRFLALANNQIDGPIPNSLCQSMDLAELDMRNNSLTGVIPNCWGLGKFMPLLQYLTLSYNQITGPIPNSVGQMMPNLKYLRLSNNQISGSIPNSLCQLKTLKLLDFQYNSLSGEIPNCLSNISSLFLVRFSYNKLEGHVPCFNIRDSYTSESSKTFYLHLNDNMLSGEIPSCLSGVTKLRVLDIGGNQLSGKMIKWFSVEKYKELQILRLRGNKFSGTIPSHICSLPWLQIMDLGFNHFTGSIPLCLSNLTAMVTPNAPPYYSHDLFLSGVSEVIQGMERAYTSTLKYLVDIDLSCNNLVGSIPDDMTKISGLLSLNLSYNQLAGTIPKNIGDLKSLISLDLSKNNLIGNIPTSLSELYSLSHLNLSYNNLSGQIPTGNQLQTLSDQASIYAENPYLCGDFLPKKCRSHVDEQDKGRSNKDKGDNKEKLEKMGLVLVVMSGFATGFWGVVGCLVLNRKWRHAFFRRLEDGHNWLYVIVALKVRVAKAKINKIPENIGRLKKLISLDLSKNKLRGDIPNSISEIFTLSYLNLSYNNLSGQIPTGNQLQTLSDQTSIYAGNPYLCGDFLPKKCKSKEDEQDKGRSNKHKGDNKEKFEKMGFDLVVMSGFATGFWGVVGCLVLNRRWRHAFFRRLEDGYNWLYVIVVLKVRVLKAKMKRGE, from the exons ATGCTGGAGTCCTTGGTGCACTTGCTTGAGCTGAAACAACTAGAGAGCCTGGAACTGAGCTTCAATAACTTTGGTTATAGCTCAATTCCGAGATTTATGGGTTCGATGAAGCAACTCAATTATCTCGGTATGTCATATGCTTCTCTTGGTGGGTTAGTTCCTTATGAATTAGGTAACCTCACTAACCTGCAAGTCCTTAAACTTTCTGAGAACATGTTATCAGGTGAGATACCAAAATCATTTGGAAAGTTATCAACTTTAAGGGCTCTGGATCTCTCTAATAACAAGCTATTAGGCGAGATTCCAGAATCTTTAGGAAAACTATCACATTTGAAGGAATTAGATATTTCTTATAACAATTTGAGTTCTATAGCATCCTCTCTTAGGTTTCCATCAAACTTGGAGGCCTTAGATCTTTCTTTCAATCAATTGAGTGGCAAAATACCAACATCATTAGGAAAACTTTCTAAGCTTCAAAGTTTAAATATTAGCAACAATTCATTGGCAGGTACAGTTTTGTCTGAACCCCACTTTGCTAATCTCTCAAGCTTGACAGATTTAGAAATCGACAATACCATGGTAACACTCCACTTTTCTTCTGATTGGGCGCCTCTATTCCAACTTCAATCATTCCTTGCCTCAAACTGCAAAATAAACGGAGAAATTCCACCATGGCTTCAAACTCAAATAAATCTAACAACTCTCAAATTGTCTAATGCAAACATCTCAGGGCTCATGCCAAGATGGTTTCATACAATGCGACAACTTGACTCTATCGATCTTTCTAACAACAAGCTTAGCGGGTCTCCTGTTTTTCCCGTTCACTTTTCCACATTGAGCCTCTTTAATAATTCTTTTTCTaggttatttttgtcaaatggCAATAAAGCTACAGTATATAGTAACGCATACGCGGTATATCTCGAAAATAATTTCATCCGGGGGACGTTTCCAGAACATTTAGGTCATATTATGCCTCATTTGAGGTTCCTGGCTCTTGCTAATAATCAAATCGATGGTCCAATCCCTAATTCTTTGTGCCAATCTATGGATTTGGCTGAGTTAGATATGCGAAATAATAGTTTAACAGGGGTGATTCCAAATTGTTGGGGACTGGGTAAGTTTATGCCTCTCTTGCAATACTTAACACTTTCCTATAATCAAATTACTGGTCCAATCCCTAATTCTGTGGGACAGATGATGCCTAACTTGAAATACTTAAGACTTTCAAATAATCAAATTAGTGGTTCAATTCCCAATTCTTTATGCCAACTTAAGACGTTGAAGCTTTTAGATTTTCAATATAATAGCTTATCGGGTGAAATTCCAAATTGTTTGTCCAATATTTCCAGTCTTTTCTTGGTACGTTTCTCATACAACAAGCTCGAAGGACATGTTCCCTGCTTTAATATCAGAGATTCATACACGTCTGAGTCAAGTAAGACATTTTATTTGCATTTGAATGATAACATGTTAAGCGGAGAGATCCCTTCTTGCTTGAGCGGTGTCACAAAACTAAGAGTTTTAGACATTGGTGGAAACCAGCTCTCCGGAAAAATGATCAAGTGGTTTAGTGTCGAAAAATATAAGGAACTGCAAATACTTAGGCTCAGAGGAAACAAGTTTAGTGGCACTATTCCTAGTCACATATGCTCTTTGCCTTGGCTCCAAATCATGGACCTTGGATTTAATCATTTTACGGGATCCATTCCTCTATGTTTGAGTAACCTTACAGCCATGGTGACTCCTAATGCACCTCCATATTACTCCCACGATCTCTTCCTATCTGGCGTTAGTGAGGTAATTCAAGGAATGGAGCGTGCATATACGAGTACGCTAAAATATTTGGTAGATATAGACCTCTCTTGCAATAACTTGGTCGGAAGCATTCCTGATGACATGACAAAGATCTCCGGCTTGTTGAGTCTCAACTTGTCGTATAATCAATTAGCTGGAACCATTCCTAAGAATATTGGGGATTTGAAGTCACTGATCTCGCTAGACTTATCAAAGAATAATCTCATTGGAAATATACCAACAAGCTTGAGTGAACTATATAGTTTGAGCCACCTTAACTTGTCCTACAACAATTTATCAGGCCAAATCCCGACTGGAAATCAGCTACAAACCCTGTCTGACCAAGCCTCAATATATGCCGAAAATCCTTATCTTTGTGGTGATTTTCTGCCTAAGAAGTGTAGAAGCCATGTGGACGAGCAAGATAAGGGTAGGAGCAATAAAGACAAAGGTGATAATAAGGAGAAGCTTGAGAAAATGGGGCTGGTCCTTGTAGTGATGTCAGGATTTGCTACTGGTTTCTGGGGTGTTGTTGGGTGTTTGGTGTTGAATAGGAAGTGGAGGCATGCATTTTTCCGGCGTCTTGAAGATGGTCATAACTGGTTGTATGTGATTGTTGCTCTGAAGGTGAGGGTGGCCAAAGCTAAGATCAACA AGATTCCGGAAAATATTGGACGTTTGAAGAAATTGATCTCATTGGACTTGTCAAAGAATAAACTCAGGGGAGATATCCCTAATAGCATAAGTGAAATATTTACATTAAGCTACCTTAACCTGTCCTACAAcaatttatcaggtcaaatcCCGACTGGCAATCAGCTACAAACCCTATCTGACCAAACCTCAATTTATGCCGGAAATCCTTATCTTTGTGGGGATTTTCTGCCCAAGAAGTGTAAAAGCAAAGAGGATGAGCAAGATAAGGGTAGGAGCAATAAACACAAAGGCGATAATAAGGAGAAGTTTGAGAAAATGGGGTTTGACCTGGTAGTGATGTCGGGATTTGCTACTGGTTTTTGGGGTGTTGTTGGGTGTTTGGTGTTAAATAGAAGGTGGAGGCATGCGTTTTTCCGGCGTCTTGAAGATGGTTATAACTGGTTGTATGTGATAGTGGTTCTGAAGGTGAGGGTGCTCAAAGCTAAGATGAAGAGAGGAGAATGA
- the LOC141606481 gene encoding receptor-like protein EIX2, with translation MGNNIVISCLLFCTFIFLNTRWCHCNGNSPNNSTLRCIPSERAALLNFKHNLTFFDKDVSSSWQGEECCNWSRVGCDKTTGRILKLNLSGDDTNNLIKMEKLESLVYLLELKQLESLDLSFNDFGHRSIPRFMGSMKQLRYLNLSFASFGGLVPYDFGNLTNLQVLDMRSDWLSDYEIVVDNLGWVSGLRELRYLNMNHVNMSYSHDWIESLIGPLPYIRELYLSNCGLTLYKAVHKNSSTAAHLPPISYLDLSTNNLSEDILRILQNLTSLEHLNLLDSIHLPQFNFHGNDSRNLWGLVHNLCTLRSLDLSSNDLQGNFLQPRRNLSNNCFNHYDLEDLSIKSGSLTGYIPGWLGEDFRSLKSISLSLNKLSGEIPVSIGKLSSLRTLDLFNNMLSGEIPVSLGMLSNLKELDLSANNLTSVASFYSFPSNLETLSLGGNWLSGKIPTSIGQLSKLKSLSINNNPLEGVLLSEPHFSNLSSLRDLNIDDTFLTLNLSSEWVPPFQLQSFSAVNCKINGRFPPWLLTQKNLSDLTLSNANISGEMPRWFHTMQLMDYVDLSNNNLSGSPILPINFSIIDLSNNSLSGDFVLNDRKTEVYLQANRIDLTNNSIAGPLPENLGHIMPNLELLLLANNQITGPIPRSLCQLTSLSNLDIQNNRLSGVIPNCWANISTLLYVSLSYNKLKGHIPCFNNRDSFKFGLGVQFYLHLNDNMLSGEIPSCLSDLPNLQILDVGGNQLSGKMNKWFRAENLSELKILRLKGNKFSGTIPWQICSLPQLQLLDLGNNQFTGYIPRCLSNLTAMTSPNDSIIAYLSDVSEVYQGIERTYTSSVAYLVDIDLSCNNLVGSIPDDITKLSGLLSLNLSCNKLSGTIPENIGGLKSLIALDLSNNKLRGTIPTSMGQLYKLSHLNLSYNNLSGEIPTGNQLQTLSDQASVYAGNPYLCGDFLPRKCKSKADELGKGTRDKGNGDKEKKLKKMGFDLVVVSGFATGFWGVVGCLVLNSRWRHEFFRRLEDGYNWLYVIVVLKVRVLKAKMKRGE, from the coding sequence ATGGGGAATAATATTGTAATCAGTTGCCTACTGTTTTGTACATTTATCTTTCTCAATACAAGATGGTGTCACTGCAATGGAAACTCACCCAACAACTCAACCTTGAGGTGTATACCTTCTGAAAGAGCGGCCTTACTCAACTTCAAGCATAACCTCACCTTTTTCGACAAAGATGTTTCATCTTCGTGGCAAGGTGAGGAATGCTGCAATTGGAGTCGAGTGGGTTGTGATAAAACAACTGGCCGTATTCTAAAACTCAATCTTAGTGGAGACGACACTAATAACTTGATTAAAATGGAGAAGCTCGAGTCTTTGGTGTATTTGCTTGAGCTAAAACAACTAGAGAGCTTGGACCTGAGCTTCAATGACTTTGGTCATAGATCAATTCCGAGGTTTATGGGTTCGATGAAGCAACTCAGGTATCTCAATCTCTCATTTGCTTCTTTTGGCGGGTTAGTTCCTTATGATTTCGGTAACCTCACTAACCTGCAAGTCCTCGATATGCGAAGTGATTGGTTAAGTGATTATGAGATTGTCGTAGATAATTTAGGCTGGGTTTCTGGTCTAAGAGAACTGCGCTACTTGAACATGAATCATGTGAATATGAGTTATTCGCATGATTGGATTGAGTCGTTAATTGGACCGCTCCCTTATATCAGGGAGTTATATTTGTCTAATTGTGGACTGACTCTTTATAAAGCTGTTCACAAAAACTCCTCAACTGCTGCTCACCTTCCTCCAATCAGCTATTTAGATCTAAGTACAAACAACCTCAGTGAAGATATACTTCGTATACTTCAAAATCTAACATCTCTTGAACACCTTAACCTTTTAGACAGCATTCACCTCCCGCAATTTAATTTTCATGGCAATGATTCCAGGAATCTCTGGGGTCTTGTACACAACTTGTGTACTTTGAGATCATTAGACTTGTCCAGTAATGATCTTCAAGGCAACTTTTTGCAACCACGTCGAAACTTATCCAACAATTGCTTCAACCATTATGATTTAGAGGATTTATCCATTAAGAGCGGCTCTCTTACTGGTTATATTCCTGGATGGCTAGGAGAGGATTTTAGGAGTCTTAAATCAATCAGTCTTTCTTTGAACAAGTTATCGGGTGAGATTCCAGTATCTATAGGGAAGCTATCATCTTTAAGGACACTTGATCTCTTTAATAACATGTTATCAGGGGAGATTCCAGTATCTTTAGGGATGCTATCAAATTTGAAGGAGCTAGATCTTAGCGCAAATAATTTGACTTCTGTAGCATCCTTTTACAGTTTTCCATCAAACTTGGAGACCTTAAGTCTTGGTGGTAATTGGTTGAGTGGCAAAATACCAACATCAATAGGACAACTTTCCAAGCTGAAAAGTTTATCTATTAACAATAACCCATTGGAAGGAGTGCTTCTCTCTGAACCCCACTTTAGTAACCTCTCAAGCTTGAGAGATTTAAACATAGACGATACCTTTTTAACACTGAACCTGTCTTCTGAATGGGTGCCTCCATTTCAACTTCAATCATTCTCAGCCGTAAACTGCAAAATTAACGGACGATTTCCTCCATGGCTTCTAACTCAAAAGAACCTATCAGATCTCACTTTGTCTAATGCAAATATCTCCGGAGAGATGCCAAGATGGTTTCATACAATGCAACTAATGGACTATGTGGATCTTTCTAACAACAATCTTAGCGGGTCTCCTATTTTGCCCATTAACTTTTCCATAATCGACCTCTCTAATAATTCTTTGTCCGGGGATTTTGTGTTAAATGACAGAAAAACAGAAGTATATCTTCAAGCTAACAGAATAGATCTCACAAATAATTCCATCGCTGGGCCGCTTCCAGAAAATTTAGGTCATATAATGCCTAACTTGGAACTCCTACTCCTTGCAAATAATCAAATCACTGGTCCAATCCCAAGGTCTTTGTGTCAACTTACGTCATTGAGTAATTTGGATATTCAAAATAATCGCTTATCAGGGGTTATTCCAAATTGCTGGGCCAATATTTCAACCCTTTTGTATGTAAGTCTCTCATACAACAAGCTCAAAGGACATATTCCCTGCTTTAATAACAGAGATTCCTTCAAGTTTGGGTTGGGTGTTCAATTTTATTTGCATTTGAATGATAACATGTTGAGCGGAGAGATACCTTCATGCTTGAGTGATCTTCCAAATCTGCAAATTTTAGACGTTGGTGGAAACCAGCTCTCAGGCAAAATGAACAAGTGGTTTAGAGCCGAAAATTTGAGCGAACTCAAAATACTTCGGCTCAAAGGTAACAAGTTTAGTGGCACTATTCCTTGGCAGATATGCTCCTTACCTCAGCTCCAACTCTTGGACCTTGGAAATAACCAGTTTACGGGATACATTCCTCGTTGTTTAAGTAACCTTACAGCTATGACTTCACCTAATGATTCAATAATTGCTTATTTGAGTGACGTTAGTGAGGTATATCAAGGAATCGAGCGTACATATACAAGCTCAGTAGCGTATTTGGTGGATATAGACCTCTCATGTAATAACTTGGTGGGTAGCATTCCTGATGACATAACAAAGCTCTCCGGCTTGTTGAGTCTCAACTTGTCGTGTAATAAGTTATCTGGAACGATTCCTGAGAATATTGGGGGTTTGAAGTCATTGATCGCACTAGACTTGTCAAATAATAAACTTAGGGGAACTATCCCTACTAGCATGGGTCAACTATACAAATTGAGCCACCTCAACTTGTCCTACAACAATTTATCAGGTGAAATCCCGACTGGCAACCAGCTACAAACCCTCTCTGATCAAGCCTCCGTTTATGCCGGAAATCCCTATCTTTGTGGGGATTTTCTGCCTAGAAAGTGCAAAAGCAAAGCCGACGAACTAGGAAAGGGTACAAGGGATAAAGGCAATGGCGATAAggagaagaagctcaagaaaatggGATTCGACCTTGTTGTGGTGTCGGGATTTGCTACTGGTTTTTGGGGTGTTGTTGGGTGTTTGGTGTTAAATAGTAGGTGGAGGCATGAGTTTTTCCGGCGTCTTGAAGATGGTTATAACTGGTTGTATGTGATAGTTGTTCTGAAGGTGAGGGTGCTCAAAGCTAAGATGAAGAGAGGAGAATGA
- the LOC141608668 gene encoding receptor-like protein EIX2, whose translation MGNTVVITCLLIYTFIFLNVRWCRCNGNSPTNSTLSSERAALLNLKHNLTYFDKDVSSSWQGEECCKWRGVVCDNTTGHILELDLSGNLTNNLLKMEKLESLVYLLELRQLENLDLSFNNFSYSSIPIFMGSMKQLRYLNISNASLGGLVPSEIGNLTNLQILNLSQNNLSSIASSLRFPSNLESLDLSNNQLSGKVPTSIGKLSKLQSLDISVNLLEGTVLSEPHFANLSSLTDLDMSHTMLTLNLSSDWVPPFQLQHLFAADCKINGQLPSWLQTQKNLSQLILSNGNISGPMPSWFHTMQRLYFVILSNNKISGSLIFPINFFTLDLSNNSLSGEFLSNDSKTVVYHSADFIVLSDNKLSGPLLEGLGNIMPYLNTLLLSNNQISGQIPNSLCQLTLLTALDINNNSLSGEIPNCFANLPSLSLVRLSNNKLKGNIPCFNVSEFDFNSSESGFNHGFVQYANGTKFFLHLNDNKLSGEIPSCLSDLTNLEVLDIGGNQLSGEMHKWFNAEKFNELQILRLRGNKFSGTIPSQICSLPHLQIMDLGYNHFTGPIPLCLSNLSAMTSPNASQMTTGDEISEVYQGTERAYTYTLPYLVDIDLSCNNLVGSIPDDMTKIFGLLSLNLSYNQLSGTIPENIGDLKSLVSLDLSKNNLRGIIPTSISQIFTLSHLNLSYNNLSGQIPTGNQLQTLSDQASIYAGNPYLCGDFLPKKCKSKEDEQDKGRSNKEKGDNKEKLEKMGLDLVVMSGFATGFWGVVGCLALNRRWRHAFFRYLEDGYNWLYVIVALKVRVAKAKINRR comes from the coding sequence ATGGGGAACACAGTCGTAATAACTTGCCTACTGATTTACACCTTTATCTTTTTGAATGTAAGATGGTGTCGCTGTAATGGAAATTCACCCACCAACTCAACCTTGAGTTCTGAAAGAGCGGCCCTGCTCAACCTCAAGCACAACCTCACCTATTTTGACAAAGATGTTTCATCTTCGTGGCAAGGTGAGGAATGCTGTAAATGGAGAGGGGTGGTCTGTGATAACACTACTGGCCATATTCTAGAGCTCGATCTTAGTGGAAACCTCACTAATAACTTACTTAAAATGGAGAAGCTTGAATCCTTGGTGTATTTGCTTGAGCTGAGACAACTGGAAAACTTGGATCTCAGCTTCAATAACTTCAGCTATAGCTCAATTCCGATATTTATGGGTTCGATGAAGCAACTCAGGTATCTCAATATCTCAAATGCTTCTCTTGGTGGGTTAGTTCCTTCTGAAATAGGTAATCTAACTAACCTGCAAATCCTTAATCTTTCCCAAAATAATTTGAGCTCAATAGCATCCTCTCTTAGATTTCCATCTAACTTGGAGTCCTTAGATCTTTCTAATAATCAGTTGAGTGGCAAAGTACCAACATCAATAGGAAAACTTTCCAAGCTGCAAAGTTTAGATATTAGCGTTAATCTGTTGGAAGGTACAGTTTTGTCTGAACCCCACTTTGCTAACCTCTCAAGCTTGACAGACTTAGACATGTCTCATACCATGCTAACACTCAACCTATCTTCTGATTGGGTGCCTCCATTCCAACTTCAACATTTATTTGCTGCAGACTGTAAAATCAATGGACAACTTCCTTCATGGCTTCAAACTCAAAAGAACCTATCACAACTCATTTTGTCAAATGGAAATATCTCCGGACCTATGCCCAGCTGGTTTCATACAATGCAACGACTTTACTTTGTGATTCTTTCTAACAACAAGATTAGCGGGTCTCTTATTTTCCCCATTAACTTTTTCACATTGGACCTTTCTAATAACTCTCTGTCAGGGGAGTTTTTGTCGAATGACAGTAAAACAGTAGTATATCACTCAGCTGACTTTATAGTTCTCTCAGATAATAAATTATCTGGGCCACTTCTAGAAGGTCTAGGTAATATAATGCCCTACTTGAATACTTTGTTACTTTCCAATAATCAAATTAGTGGTCAAATCCCCAATTCTTTGTGCCAACTTACATTGTTGACTGCTCTagatattaataataatagtttaTCTGGCGAAATTCCTAATTGTTTTGCCAATTTGCCAAGTCTTTCACTTGTACGTCTCTCCAACAACAAGCTCAAAGGAAATATTCCCTGCTTTAATGTTAGTGAATTCGACTTTAATAGTAGTGAATCCGGCTTTAATCATGGATTTGTCCAATATGCTAACGGCACCAAATTTTTTTTGCATTTAAATGACAACAAGTTGAGCGGAGAGATCCCTTCGTGCTTGAGCGATCTCACCAATTTGGAAGTTTTAGACATTGGCGGAAATCAGCTCTCAGGCGAAATGCACAAGTGGTTTAATGCCGAAAAATTTAATGAACTACAAATACTTAGGCTCAGAGGAAACAAGTTTAGTGGCACTATTCCTAGTCAGATATGCTCCTTGCCTCATCTCCAAATCATGGACCTTGGATATAATCATTTTACGGGACCCATTCCTCTTTGTTTGAGTAACCTTTCCGCCATGACTTCACCTAATGCATCTCAAATGACCACTGGAGATGAAATCAGTGAGGTGTATCAAGGAACAGAGCGTGCATATACATACACTCTACCATATTTGGTGGATATAGACCTCTCGTGCAATAACTTGGTGGGTAGCATTCCCGATGACATGACAAAGATCTTCGGCTTGTTGAGTCTCAATTTATCATATAATCAGTTGTCGGGAACCATTCCCGAGAACATTGGGGATTTAAAGTCATTGGTCTCACTTGACTTGTCAAAGAATAACCTCAGGGGAATTATCCCGACAAGCATAAGTCAAATTTTTACTTTGAGCCACCTTAACCTGTCCTACAATAATTTATCAGGTCAAATCCCGACTGGCAATCAGCTACAAACCCTATCTGACCAAGCCTCAATTTATGCCGGAAATCCTTATCTTTGTGGGGATTTTCTGCCCAAGAAGTGTAAAAGCAAAGAGGATGAGCAAGATAAGGGTAGGAGCAATAAAGAGAAAGGCGATAATAAGGAGAAGCTTGAGAAAATGGGGTTGGACCTGGTAGTGATGTCGGGATTTGCTACTGGTTTTTGGGGTGTTGTTGGTTGTTTGGCGTTGAATAGAAGGTGGAGGCATGCATTTTTCCGGTATCTCGAAGATGGTTATAACTGGTTGTATGTGATAGTTGCTCTGAAGGTGAGGGTTGCCAAAGCTAAGATCAACCGGAGATGA